In Helianthus annuus cultivar XRQ/B chromosome 3, HanXRQr2.0-SUNRISE, whole genome shotgun sequence, a single window of DNA contains:
- the LOC110931609 gene encoding uncharacterized protein LOC110931609: MDDNRDQDLESLGFQSFSEKMHQDVFISSKGSRNMHGLHDQPSLFSKPLKIDGNPLFPRRGVVQKDSNVINVIDELEKITVPVQPMGNPQHDESATPISYADKLKSSSRNKREINFRLMKPMETRDDADVVIPKEVIKKAQDKLENVLYGYFLGNRLPFPVVEYYAKNVWAKFGFSKLMMNAGGFFFFKFDTKEGMLSVLEGGPWLIRKIPLFLNIWTPSVSLKKDGIKTVPVWIKFHNVPLAVFTDEGLSLLASKLGIPKRLDAYTADMCAENWGRTSFARAMIEISADNELKDHIVLAIPKLDEEGYLMERVDVEYEWKPHRCAVCCLFGHSDAKCPKSVNVKPKQVTTDEEGFVTDTRKVARHGFPQKKQKARVVYRPKNIHAGPEPSGTKSVNAERHVDKVNQEGNKRDLNLRNSFSVLDSMADGVPSTSNSQEDRPLVDEFVRQNTTETAEFMCAGTSDKKSEGASTPGLDGVHG, translated from the coding sequence ATGGATGATAATCGGGATCAGGATTTGGAGAGCCTAGGGTTTCAATCATTCTCGGAAAAGATGCATCAGGATGTTTTTATTTCTTCTAAGGGTTCAAGAAACATGCATGGTCTGCATGATCAGCCGTCATTATTTAGTAAACCATTAAAGATCGATGGGAATCCTTTGTTTCCACGTAGGGGTGTGGTGCAGAAAGATTCAAATGTCATAAACGTTATTGATGAATTAGAAAAGATCACTGTTCCAGTTCAACCTATGGGTAATCCTCAGCATGATGAGTCGGCAACACCAATCTCCTATGCGGACAAGCTAAAGTCATCTTCCCGGAACAAAAGAGAGATTAACTTCAGGCTTATGAAGCCGATGGAAACTAGAGATGATGCGGATGTGGTGATACCAAAAGAAGTGATCAAGAAGGCTCAGGATAAACTTGAGAATGTTCTGTACGGCTATTTCTTGGGTAATAGGCTTCCGTTTCCGGTAGTAGAATATTACGCAAAGAATGTTTGGGCGAAGTTTGGATTTTCAAAACTCATGATGAATGCGGGCggctttttctttttcaaatttgacACCAAAGaaggtatgttaagtgtgttGGAAGGTGGTCCTTGGCTCATTAGGAAAATTCCGTTATTCTTAAATATTTGGACTCCCTCAGTTAGCTTGAAAAAGGATGGGATTAAAACGGTGCCGGTTTGGATTAAGTTTCATAATGTTCCTCTTGCTGTGTTTACCGATGAGGGGCTTAGTCTTTTAGCGTCGAAGCTCGGAATTCCAAAACGACTTGATGCCTACACGGCTGATATGTGTGCTGAAAATTGGGGCAGAACAAGTTTTGCTCGAGCAATGATAGAGATCTCGGCTGATAATGAATTAAAAGATCACATTGTTCTTGCTATCCCTAAACTAGATGAAGAGGGTTATCTGATGGAAAGAGTGGACGTTGAATATGAGTGGAAACCTCATAGGTGTGCGGTTTGTTGTTTATTTGGTCACTCGGATGCGAAGTGTCCTAAATCTGTTAATGTTAAGCCGAAGCAAGTTACAACCGATGAGGAGGGTTTTGTTACCGATACTAGGAAAGTGGCAAGACACGGATTTCCTCAAAAGAAGCAGAAGGCTAGAGTTGTTTATAGACCAAAGAATATCCATGCGGGTCCGGAACCATCTGGCACAAAGAGCGTTAATGCAGAACGGCATGTGGATAAGGTTAATCAGGAAGGTAACAAGCGTGATCTGAATTTGAGGAATTCTTTTTCGGTCCTGGATAGTATGGCCGATGGGGTTCCGAGTACGAGCAATAGTCAAGAAGATAGGCCTCTAGTAGATGAATTTGTGCGGCAAAACACAACTGAGACGGCTGAATTTATGTGTGCTGGAACTAGTGATAAAaaatctgagggggcaagcactcccggtttAGATGGTGTCCATGGATAG
- the LOC110931607 gene encoding uncharacterized protein LOC110931607: MDRGCHVWSDVGNGHNTSAWFDLWSDLGPLGDFLSPRTITDADFRLDDTVFNIFSNGTWNWPVAWRDLFPILIQLDYFQLEPTKSDRLLWKDGGEFQDFSSSAMWHSVRHRESEVDWSGIVWFAQCIPRHAFMMWLIMKGKLLTQDKILQWDLSRRKNMNMMCCLLCYENFDSHQHLFFECKFSDKVWNMIRSKVGMVVVSSRWVDIIDWLCARVRSKKAEVYVA, translated from the coding sequence atggatcgtggatgccatgtttgGTCCGACGTAGGTAATGGCCATAATACTTCAGCTTGGTTTGATCTTTGGAGCGATTTGGGGCCTCTTGGTGATTTTCTTTCGCCAAGAACTATTACAGATGCTGATTTTCGTTTGGATGACACCGTGTTCAATATTTTCTCTAACGGAACATGGAATTGGCCTGTGGCATGGAGGGATCTTTTCCCTATTCTTATTCAGCTGGATTACTTTCAATTAGAACCAACAAAATCTGACCGGTTGCTATGGAAAGATGGTGGTGAATTTCAGGATTTTTCTTCGTCAGCCATGTGGCATTCGGTCCGGCATAGAGAATCAGAGGTGGATTGGAGCGGCATTGTTTGGTTTGCCCAATGTATTCCTAGGCACGCTTTTATGATGTGGTTGATAATGAAGGGAAAGCTCCTTACTCAAGACAAAATTCTGCAGTGGGATCTCTCAAGGCGAAaaaacatgaatatgatgtgctgTTTATTATGCTATGAGAATTTTGACTCTCATCAGCATCTATTTTTTGAGTGTAAATTCTCTGATAAAGTTTGGAATATGATTCGAAGTAAAGTGGGGATGGTGGTCGTGAGTTCGAGATGGGTGGATATCATCGATTGGTTATGTGCTCGAGTTcggtcaaagaaagctgaggttTATGTTGCGTAG
- the LOC110931606 gene encoding uncharacterized protein LOC110931606, translating into MEDCVVGSSTIPIGMREFYECVQDNELVDIKSHGMHFTWNQKPKQGIGVIKKLDRIMGNIHFLDMYPDAYALFHPFRISDHTPCLLFLSSYKHNRPKPFKFANFLATKEGFIQCVSNEWSKEVQGVTMFSVVKKLTYLKSPLRRLLYKQGNLHERVETLRLKLDEVQKALDANPFDVGLREEESIRLKEFRSASYDEECFLKQKAKAEWLAAGDSNTKFFHNCVKTRNAYNKILQIKDIHGNQFKGDDVYAALVNHYADFLGAAHNVEKLEVNGLFSTTLDPTVAASMIRQVTREEVKSAMFSIGENKAPGPDGYTSAFFKNSWEIVGDEVTKAILEFFNNGKLLKQINHTIIALVPKVPTPNSGYPG; encoded by the exons ATGGAAGATTGTGTAGTGGGATCTTCTACTATTCCTATTGGAATGAGAGAATTCTATGAATGTGTCCAAGATAATGAGCTGGTTGATATCAAGAGCCATGGCATGCACTTTACCTGGAATCAAAAACCAAAACAAGGTATCGGTGTGATTAAAAAGCTTGATAGGATCATGGGGAATATTCATTTTTTGGATATGTATCCGGATGCTTATGCTCTGTTTCACCCGTTTCGTATTTCGGACCATACGCCTTGTTTACTTTTCCTATCCAGCTATAAACATAATCGGCCTAAACCATTTAAGTTTGCTAACTTCCTTGCAACTAAAGAGGGTTTTATCCAATGTGTTTCGAATGAATGGAGTAAGGAGGTTCAAGGGGTTACCATGTTCTCAGTTGTAAAAAAGCTTACCTATTTGAAATCTCCTCTTAGACGTCTTCTATACAAGCAAGGCAACCTCCATGAAAGGGTTGAGACTTTGAGGTTGAAGTTAGATGAGGTTCAAAAGGCTTTAGATGCTAATCCGTTTGATGTTGGCCTTAGAGAGGAAGAGTCTATCCGGCTTAAAGAGTTCCGATCAGCTTCTTATGATGAAGAGTGCTTTCTAAAGCAAAAAGCTAAAGCGGAATGGTTGGCGGCGGGTGACTCTAACACTAAATTTTTCCATAACTGTGTGAAAACAAGGAACGCGTATAATAAGATCCTTCAAATCAAAGATATCCATGGAAATCAGTTCAAAGGTGATGATGTTTATGCAGCCTTGGTTAATCATTATGCTGATTTTTTGGGAGCGGCCCATAATGTGGAAAAACTAGAGGTAAATGGTTTGTTCAGTACTACTTTGGATCCAACGGTTGCAGCCTCTATGATTCGTCAGGTTACTCGAGAGGAGGTAAAAAGTGCTATGTTCTCTATTGGCGAGAATAAGGCCCCTGGCCCGGATGGGTACACTTCGGCGTTCTTTAAAAACTCTTGGGAGATTGTTGGGGATGAAGTTACGAAAGCCATTTTGGAATTCTTTAACAATGGGAAACTGCTGAAACAAATCAACCACACCATCATAGCGTTGGTTCCAAAGGTTCCTACCCCGAATTCG ggttaccccggttaa